The nucleotide window TCTACGCCACATCTGAAATTACGATGACTCCAGGAAAAGTAACCCACGGTAACTCTTACAAAAATCACAAGTTTACTCTTACCATAGATCCGGGATACTCTGATCTCAGCCGGAATGCACCGCATCTTCCGGGTGCAGTGACCACCAGCCCTGCCCCGACCGGTACCAGCAGCGGGCACTCGGTGACCTGTTCGCTTAGGTTATCTCGTAATGGAGCCCTTTCGTGGACAACCGATATTCCTGATACGTCATTCGTATTTACCAACCCCAGCGGTAAAACCCAGAAATGGGAGGGAACATTCAGCTCTCTTGGTACCATGGCCGGACAGACGTTCATCTTTCAAGCTGGTGTGATAATCGAGAGTACGCAGTCGACCTCCCGAAATGGAAATGTCTATACCCTCTCCAAAAACACCGTCGATGCGTATCATGCATTCTCCGAGGGTCTGGTTTCATTTGGACCAACAACAAATCGTTACATCCCGCAGGAACTGTACATACAGTGGAAGAATGTGGAGTATAAGCCATTCACTCCGGATGTATAACCCAACCTCTCCCAGCCACCCCATATCCCCGAAGATGACCCAAACACCCTCATCAACACCAAAAAAAACCTCCACCAAAAAAAAGAAAAAATAATATCAGCATCTGCCGTGATGCCGGTGAGGGGAATCCGCATACCGCGGCTGGTTCCATCCGCAATCTGCCGGACACTGTCCTGCTCCGTGGGAGGGACAGGACAGATACGCATGATGATGCGGCGCACCGTACTGCTGCGGAACATCCGCAGGAGCCGCAAGCGCACATCCGGCCGTTACCGCAAGACAGACCGCAGCCACGACAAGAACGACTGCCGCAAACTTTGTCAGCTGCATACCCGATATATTGTCCCGGAAGCATATCAAAGTATCATCCAGTACCCGTCTTCGCCCGCCCGGAAACCATCGCCAGAACCCAGTACACCACCCCGACCAGAACACCCACAACCCCAATCGTCAGAAACAGACCCTGATAACTACCGGTCAGCGCAAGAAGCTCGGCGCCCACAAACGACGACGCAAACACCCCGAAGTACACCGCCACCGTCTGCCCGCCCATAATCCGGCCCAGATACTTCTGCGGCGTAATCGACGACAGCCACATTGAACCGGTCGGCGTCCCAAGACCCAGACCAAACCCTACCAGCGCCGCACCCAGAGCAATGACCGGCACATTGATCGCCGTTCCCACCACAAAAAGACCCGCACCCTCCAGGAAAAACATCAGCGCAAACATCTGCATAGGCGTAAACCATCGGGCAAACCGCCAGAACGAGTAGCTCGACACCGCACTGAACAGACCCGCCATTCCGAGGATCAGACCACAGACCGTCGTCGAAACATCCGCCGTCTGCGTCAGCAGATACGCAATCTTCGACGAGATCAGATACATCATAATCAGTGAAACGAACAGGGTCACATACACCAGCAGAACCGGTTTCATATCCAGCTTCTTTATACGGGCACTCGGCACCTCCAGACCATCATCGAACTCCCCGGTCTCCTCAACCCGTTTTGGTTCCTTCACATACAGGAGAACCAGCGGAATCACCAGAACCCCGAACAGATAGATCAGGAACGGTTCGCGCCACGAGATCTCCGCCAGAACTCCGCAGCCCGTCTGAAGCACCAGACCGCCGACCCCCATTGCAGCGGACATATATCCCATATACCGGGCACGGGTCGGCCCTTTATAATACTCCGTCAGCAGTGTGGTCACCGTCGGCAGAAGACCCGCCAGACCCACGCCGAGCCACAGCCGCCAGAAGATAATCGCGGTCACCGAGTCAAGGAAAAATCCTGACGAACCTGCAAGACCGAACAGGGCAAGACTTACAATCAGTACGCGTTTGCGGCCGTACCTATCCGAGATGGCGCCGATCAGAAATCCCGACAAAGCTGTTGCAAGCGGCGGTAGCGTAATGATCAGAGAGATCAGCGTCTCCGACGCGTCGGGAAACGCTGCACTGATCAAAGGAAGAGCCGGCGCTACCGCGGCGGTACCTAAGAGAGCCGGCATTGCCGCAAGCAGCAGAACGATCATCGTTCCTTTTCCTGCAACAAATGGTGTATCGGAACCGGACATATGGTATCAGATTCACTCCGAAATGATATGAACCTGGTGTCCCTGAACAGAGTTGCAAAGGCAGAAACTGTGTATAGGAAGGAGAACAACCTCTGGGGAAATGATGGAAAAACTCAGCGACCGGCTGGTAAAGTTCGGCTTCACCCGGTACGAAGCCCGGGTATATGTAAGTCTTATCTCCATCCGGGTCGGAAGTGCCCGCGACGTTCAGGAACTGACCGGTATTCCCCGCGGCCGTGTCTATGATGTACTGGAGGGTCTGGTACAGAAAGGCTTTGCCGGCGTCACCAAAGGAACGCCGACGCTCTACTCCGCAACCGACGTACAGGAAACCTTCAGCCGGCTGAAGATAGACTACGCCCGGGTGTGCGATAGTCTCGCCGCCGACCTCATCAAGATTGAACAGAAGGTCACCGCAAAAACCCTCACGTCCCAGTCGTACGAACTGCACACCGAATGGGCACTGGAAAACCAGATTCAGTCCCTTTTCCGCCGCTGCCGCAACGAAATGGTGGTGCTGTGCACAAATCCCTCTACCGCGAAAAAATACGAGTCAGACTTTAAGACGCTGGCCAGACGGGTGCGGCTCTACATCATCGTTGATGATCCTGCACGGTTTTCGGATTTCCCGCTGAAGCTTTATACCGGCGATCAGGATATCGGCACCATATTTCTCGGAACCAAAGCCCCGGACGGCGTAACCGAACGCGTGCCGGATCTGATGATCTTCTCCGACGAAAAAGAGACACTCTCCGTCGTCAGGTCCGGAGATGCTATCGGCGGGATCATGGTGACGAACGGAATTTTTGGAAAATACTTCCAGCGAAGTATTCTCCGGCATCTGAACCGGTCTTAATCTTTTTTTTCGATCGGTTTCGCAAGCCCGATCGACGCAGCTTCCAGCAGTTCGTCCCAGTCCATCGTTGTCTCCACGCAGCCGTCGGTCTTCGTCACCACGCCGAGCGTGATCATATGGATACGTTTTCCCAGTTCCAGTCCCTCCTTCACCTCGACAATACAGCCGACACCGATCATCGCCTGCGGCCGGTACTTCTTCACCATCCGCTTCACAAACGTCGACCCCGGAATCAGGAACGTCAGGTATCCTGCCTCTTCCAGCGGAGGAATCACCGACCCCAGCCCGCACCGTCCGCACGAAACACACTTCAGCCCGTCCGGCGTCAGGCGTGCCGGACACTTCGCCGACCGCAGACAGTGCGGGAAAAAGACCGCACGGCTCTCCACCGGTACTGCGGCGAATGCCGTCGTGTTCATATCGTTATCGATCCGGATCAAAAACTCCATCAGCTGACCGCTGTCCACTCCGAGAATCTGACAGCCGGTCGCAACCGCTCCTTCCGTAAACGCCAGAACAGGCCGGAGCAGCATCGGGAAGTAGATGTGTTTGCGTTTGATCGAAAGCACAATCAAAACAACCATCCCCAGCACGAACACAATCCAGACAAGAATCAGGATCAGGAGAACCTGTCCGATCAGGAGAGCAAGATTATCCCAGAACGGACTGTTGAACACAGTAACCGGAAACGGCAGGGTAACCGGCATTTATGCATCCTCCCCGATCTTGGTCTCAAGTCCGATTGACGCAACCGCAAACACATCCTCCCACGCAACGGTTGTCTCCACACACCCGTCCGACTTCATCACCACACCCATTGCCGTCATATCGATTTTGCGTGCAAGCTCCTGAAACTGTTTGATCTCCATCAGACACCCGACACCGATCATCGCTTTGGGATGGAACCGTT belongs to Methanocorpusculum vombati and includes:
- a CDS encoding MFS transporter, which produces MSGSDTPFVAGKGTMIVLLLAAMPALLGTAAVAPALPLISAAFPDASETLISLIITLPPLATALSGFLIGAISDRYGRKRVLIVSLALFGLAGSSGFFLDSVTAIIFWRLWLGVGLAGLLPTVTTLLTEYYKGPTRARYMGYMSAAMGVGGLVLQTGCGVLAEISWREPFLIYLFGVLVIPLVLLYVKEPKRVEETGEFDDGLEVPSARIKKLDMKPVLLVYVTLFVSLIMMYLISSKIAYLLTQTADVSTTVCGLILGMAGLFSAVSSYSFWRFARWFTPMQMFALMFFLEGAGLFVVGTAINVPVIALGAALVGFGLGLGTPTGSMWLSSITPQKYLGRIMGGQTVAVYFGVFASSFVGAELLALTGSYQGLFLTIGVVGVLVGVVYWVLAMVSGRAKTGTG
- a CDS encoding TrmB family transcriptional regulator, which translates into the protein MMEKLSDRLVKFGFTRYEARVYVSLISIRVGSARDVQELTGIPRGRVYDVLEGLVQKGFAGVTKGTPTLYSATDVQETFSRLKIDYARVCDSLAADLIKIEQKVTAKTLTSQSYELHTEWALENQIQSLFRRCRNEMVVLCTNPSTAKKYESDFKTLARRVRLYIIVDDPARFSDFPLKLYTGDQDIGTIFLGTKAPDGVTERVPDLMIFSDEKETLSVVRSGDAIGGIMVTNGIFGKYFQRSILRHLNRS
- a CDS encoding DUF116 domain-containing protein → MPVTLPFPVTVFNSPFWDNLALLIGQVLLILILVWIVFVLGMVVLIVLSIKRKHIYFPMLLRPVLAFTEGAVATGCQILGVDSGQLMEFLIRIDNDMNTTAFAAVPVESRAVFFPHCLRSAKCPARLTPDGLKCVSCGRCGLGSVIPPLEEAGYLTFLIPGSTFVKRMVKKYRPQAMIGVGCIVEVKEGLELGKRIHMITLGVVTKTDGCVETTMDWDELLEAASIGLAKPIEKKD